The sequence TGTTAGTGACTTTTTACCTTTAAATTTTAAAAGCTCATTTTTTAGTTCTAGATAAGCATCATATTCTTTTTTGAACTGAGCAATTTGATCAGCTTCAGGATCAATAACTCCTAATCCTTTATCACCATTCATTGCTACTGTTTGACCATTTACAACAAGATCAGTAATATTACCAATTCCTAAAATAGCCGGAATTTCTAAACTACGAGCCATGATAGCTGAATGAGAAGTTCTTCCACCAATATTTGTTAAAAATCCTTTAACAAATTGACGGTTTAATTGTGCAGTTTCAGAAGGTGTTAAATCTTCTGCAACAATAATAGTAGGTTTATCAATTAAAGTTAAATCTGCAATATCAATTTTTAGTAAATTTTTTACAATCCTTGTAGAAACATCTTTAATATCAGCAGCTCTTTCTTTCATATAAGCATCATCCATTAATTCAAACATTTCGATGTATTTATCACTTACAACTTTAACTGCATACTCAGAATTTAATTGATCATTTTCAATCATAGCCTGAATTTCTTCCTGAATTATTGGATCTTCAGCGACTTGGATATGAGCATCAAAAACTGCAGTTTCTTCTTCAGATAATCTAGCACTAGCTTGTTGTTTGATTTTTTGAATTTGTGCAATTGATGTCTTGACTGCATCTAAATACTTTTCGATTTCTGCAGCAGGATTTGCTATTTGACTTTGAGTAATTTCAATGTGATTATTTTCTAACTTGAAAACTTCAGCAATCGCAACCCCACTTGATGCTCCAATTCCTTTAAATTCTTTCATATATTATCCTCCAAGGATTATTTTGTTAATAATAAAAATAATAGTTTTATTATATCAATATTCTACAAAACTTTGTTTTAAGTTTCTTGAGAAATTTAATAAAAAAGCTTCAAAAAGCTAAAATTACTCATTTTTTTTAGTTTTTTAAAATTTTAGATTTTAACCTATTAAAACTTCTTCTTCAGGATAGTCAAATTTTAATGAACGGCTGTTATGTTTTGATCAAATCAAGATAGTTGAAGAAATACCTAGTTGTCCAATAAACATAATAATAATTAAAGTTAATTTTGAAGAAATATTTAATAAAGGAGAAACACCGAGTGAAATTCCCGTCGTTCCAAAAGCAGAAGCTACTTCAAATAGAACATGAATCATGTTAAATACGCGCTTTTCTGGGTTTGATAAATCAATAGATGTTTGTAATTTTCCTATATCCATATTATTAAATTGTGATATTGAAGAAGAAAAAACGATCATTGTGCCGAAAATTAAAAGTAGCATAGACAGAATTAAAATAATAAATGAGTTAATAACTGTATCATTGGAAATTTTTCTTTTGAAAACACGGACACTAGGTTTAGAAGACATTTTTGCTCAAAGCCCTAAAAATAAAATTGCTAATGTTGTTGTTCTAATTCCTCCACCTGTTGAAGAAGGTGAAGCACCGATTACCATTAAAATGGTCATAACTAATAATGAAGGTGATGTTAAATTATATGGATCAATTGTATAAAATCCTGCACTTCGTGTCGCAATTGAAGCAAAAAATAATGCAAAGACTTTGTCTGATTTTGATCCATAATCATAATTTCAATAATTAGGATCACCCTTTTGAATATTTCAAAAACTATTTGGATCTGTAGAAGTTAATTCAAAGGCATATATTAAACTTAAACCGATAATAGCAACAATAAAATACATCGAAATACTGATTTTACTAAATAATGAAATTTTGTATTCTTTTTTTAGAAATAATTTATGATATACCAAATTGTATAAATCATAAATTACAGGGTATCCAATTCCTCCAAAAATAAAAAGAATTGCTAATCAGCTTTGTAAAAAATAAGAATGATAATAAGGAGCAATAGAATTCGCTCCCATAATATCAAATCCTGCATTATTTAAAGAAGTAATTGAGTGAAAGACAGCAAATTTTAGTGACTCTAAAAAATTGTATCTTGGTGAAATTAAATCTGGTTCATTTGCAAAATTTCCTTCTGCAAAGTAAAAGAAAAATGTTAAAACAAGAGTTGAAACTAAAATAAAAACAAATAATATATTAATTGAAACAATAATAATTTTTCTCGTTGAACCAACTTTAATACTGCCGCGTTCTACGTTTAAAATATTTCGCTGAAAAATGGAAATTTTTTTACCAAATAATCAGTTTACAAAATAAACTTTTAAGGCAAAAAAACCAATTCCACCCACTAATATTAAAATAGCAATAATGCTTTGACCAAAACTGGTTCAAGTATGCGCTGTAGGATGGATTGTTAAACCTGTATCACTAAAGGCACTAGCAGAAGTAAATAAGGCATCTACATAAGAAACACTAACTCCTTCTTTTTGAGCAGACTGACTGTAGAGAATTAACGAACCACTGATTGTGATAATAAAATAAATAATGAATACTCATTTTATTTTACTAATTTTTCGCTGATAATTAAAGCGAAGTGAATGATTAGTTTTATTAAATATCTTAATAATTCGACTAATTTTCTTTTTAAAACTTTCTAAAAAGTAAAATTTCATAATTGTTATTATATAAAAAAAATGCCTTTTTTTAGTTATAATTAACTAAAAAAATATTAGGGAGTGATATGGCAGTAATTAAGAAAAAAGCACAAAAAAACACAGGTAGTATTTGTGTTATTGGTGGTGGACGCTTTGGACAAGCTGTAATTAACACACTAAATAGATTAAAAAGAAATGTTGTTTTAATTGATGATAATAGTGAAACAACACAATTTCTTTCTAATACTGTTGATTCTGTATTTTTGGCAGATGCTTCTGATATTAACGCTTTAACTGCTATCGGTGTACAGGATTTTGACACAGTAATTATTGCTGTAAGTGATAATATTGAAATTGTGGCAGCTTTAATTGAAATTGGTGTAAAAAACATTATTGCTCGTTCAAAAAATCCGCGCCATAGTCGTGTTCTACGTCACATTGGTGCCAATGTTATTATTAGACCTGAAGAAGAAGCGGGAGAAAAAGCTGCTTTAATTGCAACTAATAATAACCACATTATGTATACAGAATTACTAACAGAAGTAGGTGGCGGTTTTTATATTGCTAGTGTTAAAATTGATAATCCTAAATATATCGACTCTCCACTGAAAAAAATTAATTTTGGTAAATTAGGTGTTTCAATTGTTTTTATTAAAAGAAAGAATCGTTCTTTCTTACCTGATGGAAAAACAAAATTAAAATCAGGAGATACAGTAAGTTTTATTGGTGAAATTGATGATATTACTAACTGTTTAAACTTAGTTAATACTAAAATTAAAGAAGAAATTCTTGAAAATGAAGTGAAGAAAAAAGAATTTATTAATAGTTAAACTTCTTTTTATAATATACAAAAAATGATGTTTTAAAAACATCATTTTTTTATGAATTTTCCACTTCTAGTTCAATAATAGTATCACGTAATTCGATTGCTCGTTCAAACTCTTTATTTTTAGCTGCTTCATTCATTTGTTTGCGTAAACTATCTAATAATTTTTCAAATTCTTTTTTATTTTTCTTTTTAGCTTTACCGCTTTCTAAAAAGAAATTAACTGAATTAGTAATATCATGCCCTTGAATTGGTTCAGCAATTGGTTTAATAATTGTTTGGGGAATAATATGATGTTTTTCATTGTATTCTTGTTGAATTTTTCTTTTATACTGATTATCATCAATAGCATCTTGCATTGCTTTTGTTATTTTATCAGCATAAAAAATTACTTTTCCATGATCATTTCTGGCTGCACGACCAGCAATCTGAATTAATGATTTTTTTGATCTTAAAAATCCTTCTTTATCAGCATCTAAAACTAAAATTAATGAAACTTCAGGTAAATCTATTCCTTCTCTTAAAAGGTTAATTCCAATCACTGCATCATGAATTCCTTTACGTAATTTTCTTAAAATTTCATTACGTTCAAAAGTTTTATGTTCTGAATGAATATAAGCTACTTTTTGATTTTTTTCTTGTAATGCTTTAGCTAATTCTTCAGCTACTCTTTTTGTGGAAGTTAAAATTAAAGTTCGTTCTTTTTTCTGTTTTTGTTCTTGGAGTCTATCAAAGATATTTTCAAATTGATTCAATGTCGGATGTATTTCAATGATAGGATCTAATAATCCTGTAGGACGAATAATTTGCGAAACAATTTCTCCAGCAGTTTTATCTAATTCAAAATCTGCTGGAGTAGCAGAAATATAAATTCTTTGAAAATCAAATTTTTCAAATTCCTCAAAAGTTAAGGGGCGATTATCTAAAGCTGAAGGTAAACGAAAACCATAATCTACAAGATTTTTCTTTCTGGAATAATCTCCTGCATACATTCCTCCAATTTGGGGAATTGTAATGTGTGATTCGTCAATAATAATTAGTGCATCTTTAGGTAAATAATCTAAAAGGGTGTAAGGTCTTTCGCCTTTTTGACGACCATCCATATGTCTTGAATAATTTTCAATGCCACTACAAAAACCAAATTCTTGTATTGAATCAATATCATTTTTAGTTCTTTCTTCTAGTCTTTGCTTTTCAAGCAATTTTCCTTCTTTTTGAAATTGATCTAGTCTTTCAACTAGTTCTTCATAAATAGTTTTAATAGCTTTCTCCATTGTGGTTTGTTTAGCAGTATAAGCACTAGCAGGGTAAATTAAATAATTTTTGTATCTTTTAATAACATTTTTAGTTAATGGTTCAATTTTGGAAATTGATTCGATTTCATCTCCAAAAAACTCAATTCTTAAAATGTACTCTGCAGTTCATCCGGGTGCTATTTCGACAACATCACCTTTAGCTCCAAAAGTTCCTGGAACTAAATCAATATCATTTCTTTGATAATTAATCTTAGTTAAACTTAAAAAAAATTCCTGACGATTAATAACCATTCCTGTTTCAATGTGATAAAAATTATCACGATATTCTGCTGGATTTAAAGCCCCATAAATGGCAGCTACAGAGGAAACCACAATTGTATTGGGATATGAAAGTAATGAATTAAGAGAAGACATTCGCATTGCCTCTAAATCCATATTAGTTTTAGAAGTTTTTTCTACATAAACATCTTTTCGAGGCAAATAAGCTTCAGGTCGATAGTAATCAAAATTAGAAACAAAATATTCCACTTTGTTTTCTGGAAAAAACTCTTTTAATTCTGAATACAACTGTGAAGCTAGAGTTTTATTATGAGATAAAACTAGCACAGATCTATTTGTTTGTGCTATTACATTTGCAATAGTAAAAGTTTTTCCACTACCTGTCACACCAAGCAATACTTGGTGTTGTTTTTTTTCATTAATTCCCTTAACTAATTGTTCAATAGCTTTAGGCTGATCACCTGAAGGATGATAGTTGGATACTAATTTATACATTGTCAAATTATAAATAAAAAAAATAAGTTACTAAAAACTTATTTTTAATTTTAAATAATGATTTTTTAGAAAATATTTTTTCCTTGTTTTACTTCAGATGAAAAAGTTGGTTTATTAGCAATCTTATTACCTCAGAAAGCTTCTTCAGCAATTGTTCCTTTAGTTGGATTATAAACTAAGGTTTCTATCTCATTAAATGCAAATGATTGTTTTCCGATATTTTCAACAGAATTTGGTAAAGTTAAACTTTTAATTTTTTGATTTAGAAAAGCAAACTCACCAATAGTTTTTAATTTGCTATCTGGAGCAAATACTAATTCAGTAATATGTGTTTCTAAAGCTCCACCATGGAAAGTTCTAGGGCCAATTTCTTCTAGATTTGATGGAAAAATAATTTTGTTAACACTTAAAAGATAAATAGTAGACTCTGCATTATCACCTTCTCCAGTTTTTACTACATGTGTAAAAGGAAAAGCAGCTAAATTTACTTTTGTTACCCGGATGCTTTTTAATTGTGTAAAAGAAGATAAATCTAAAGTAAAAGTTCTTTTTTCTAAATCAATATCTTTCATTCACTGTGATTTAGTTTCTTCTGTTAAAGAATTTTTAAAAAATTCTTCATTACCACTGCATGATACAGCAACAACTATAGGCGTAGTTACAACTCCAATTGCAGAAAATAATTTAATTAATCGTGTTTTTTTCATAATATTTTTTAACTCCTTAAATATTTAGGTTTGATTAAATAATTTTTCTTTTGTTTCGATTTTAATTTTGCAAAAATCATGTAATGAAATTCAAACATAAACTAAAATAAAATAACCTATCCATAAGTGAACAATTGGTCTTTTGTTATTTGCTTGAAAGTCTTGAAAATAAAAAACTGTTGTAATAATTAATGGAATTAGGGTTAAAACTAACAGTACCAAAAAAATAATATTTAATGATAAAACTTTTTTAGTTTTAATTCCTTTACAAAAATCATACTGAAATTTTGGATCTAACCAAAATGTATTTTTTAAAAAAACTTTTGCTTTTTTTCCAAAAAAAACTGTTAGTAAAAAAAATCCATAAACAAAGGAGTTAAGAATAATAAAACTATAAAAATAGGAATAACCACCTTCAGGTAATTTATTTTCTAAATCAATCACTTCTAAAATTGAAAGTGCATAAAGCGTTGTAATGATAAAAAAGATGATTCACTTTGAAACTCTGTATAGATAAAACATTATTTTTCCTCTGCGCTATTGAACACTTTGCTTTGTTGGTTCATTAATTCTAATTCTTCTTTTTGACGTCGTATATTAAATTCAGCTTCAGCAATAATATTTTCTCTAATTTGAGGATGTAAATCAGTTGGAATATTTAAAATAGCACCATTTGATAATTGATAATTTTCATATTCTGTAACAATTGAATTAGGATTATTAAAGAGAGCATAAACAGAATTTAAAGCAATATTTTTAATTAACAAATCAAATTTTTTACTTCCCTCTTCTGTAAAAATTTGGTAAGGATTTTTTTGTGAATATTGTACTAGATTTGAAGAAGATCTTAATTTATCCATGGCATCAATGTGATTTTTTCATTTTTCATCAAAAGCATTCAAAATAATGTGTCTTTCATTATTTCTTTGACCATCTTCACCAAGATTTTTAATTAAACGTTCTCTGATCTTTCCATATTCTTCTTCAAGTTTTTCAGTAATAAAATTTTCTAAAAATTTTCCATGATGCTTATTCATTTCCTTTAATTGAATTTTTTCACTCTTGGGTAAATTTAGCAGTTGTTCATTAATATAAGAAAGAGTTTTAGGATAATCTTGTTCACCATTTTGTAATAATAAATGAGGCATTTCTAAAATTTGTTTTACAGTGTTTTTAATCATTCTTTCAATAATATAATCTAATTTTGGATGTTCCAAAATTAAGTCACGTTGTTGGTAAATTAAGTCACGTTGTTGACGAATTACATCATCAAAATTTAAAACTGATTTACGACTGTCATAGTTGAAACCTTCAATTTTTCGCTGTGCTCTTTCAAAAAGACGGTAAATATTTTTATCTTCAATTTTTTGATTTCCGGCATCTTTAAAAAATTCTTTTCATTTATCACGCATTGCAAAACGGGTAATTAATTGATCATCTAATGATAAATAAAACTTAGAATAACCCACATCTCCTTGACGCCCGGCACGACCTTTTAATTGATTATCAATTCTTCTAGATTCAGCTAAGTCTGTACCAAGAACATATAAACCACCTAGTTCTAATGCTTCCTTTGTTGGTTTAATGTCTGTTCCCCGTCCTGCCATATTAGTTGCAATTGTAACAGCTCCTACAATTCCAGCCTGTGCAATAATTTCAGCTTCATCTTGATTTTGCTTAGCATTTAAAACTGTATGGGGAATATTTCTTTCTAATAAAAGTTGGTGAAGATATTCTGACTCATTTACTTGTGAAGTACCAATTAAAATTGGTTGTTTTTTTTCATACACACGAGCTACTTCATCAACAATAGCAGTATATTTAGATTTAAAATCATAGTAAATTTCATCTTTAGCTTCAATTCTTTGAATAGGTTTATTAGTGGGGATGGGGTGCACACGCATATTATAAATATCAATAAATTCCTGTTCTTCAGTTTTAGCTGTTCCTGTCATTCCTGAAAGTTTTTTAAACATTCTGAAAAAGTTTTGATAGGTAATAGTTGCTAATGTGTGATTTTCAGGTTCAATTTCTACTAGCTCTTTAGCTTGAATAGCTTGCTGTAGTCCCTCAGAATAAGCTCGCCCTTCCATCACCCTTCCTGTAAAAGAATCTACTAAATGAATTTTTTCATCTTGAACAATGTATTCCACATCTCGTTTCATGATTTTATGTGCTCTTAAAGCATTTTGAATTCTGTGTAC comes from Mycoplasma iguanae and encodes:
- a CDS encoding TrkH family potassium uptake protein, whose amino-acid sequence is MKFYFLESFKKKISRIIKIFNKTNHSLRFNYQRKISKIKWVFIIYFIITISGSLILYSQSAQKEGVSVSYVDALFTSASAFSDTGLTIHPTAHTWTSFGQSIIAILILVGGIGFFALKVYFVNWLFGKKISIFQRNILNVERGSIKVGSTRKIIIVSINILFVFILVSTLVLTFFFYFAEGNFANEPDLISPRYNFLESLKFAVFHSITSLNNAGFDIMGANSIAPYYHSYFLQSWLAILFIFGGIGYPVIYDLYNLVYHKLFLKKEYKISLFSKISISMYFIVAIIGLSLIYAFELTSTDPNSFWNIQKGDPNYWNYDYGSKSDKVFALFFASIATRSAGFYTIDPYNLTSPSLLVMTILMVIGASPSSTGGGIRTTTLAILFLGLWAKMSSKPSVRVFKRKISNDTVINSFIILILSMLLLIFGTMIVFSSSISQFNNMDIGKLQTSIDLSNPEKRVFNMIHVLFEVASAFGTTGISLGVSPLLNISSKLTLIIIMFIGQLGISSTILIWSKHNSRSLKFDYPEEEVLIG
- the secA gene encoding preprotein translocase subunit SecA encodes the protein MIKKLKTLFKKDFNITDEQTLEPPHSQLKKKKKFKFKSAEMIIAEKALKEINALGDKYAALTNEELQAKTNEFRKMIQEGTKLESIRNEVFATAREATWRVLGKKPFDVQILGGIILDLGSVAEMRTGEGKTITSIAPVYLNALSGKGVIVSTVNEYLSERDAIEMGEVFNFLGMSVGINKAQMDPSLKRNAYACDITYSTHSELGFDYLRDNMVKNSWEKVQRGLNFILVDEVDSILIDEARTPLIISGGDKNVSKIYMTADQFVRTLKPEHYEIDEETKSIKLSDAGIDHANSFFRISNLYDIVHSELVHRIQNALRAHKIMKRDVEYIVQDEKIHLVDSFTGRVMEGRAYSEGLQQAIQAKELVEIEPENHTLATITYQNFFRMFKKLSGMTGTAKTEEQEFIDIYNMRVHPIPTNKPIQRIEAKDEIYYDFKSKYTAIVDEVARVYEKKQPILIGTSQVNESEYLHQLLLERNIPHTVLNAKQNQDEAEIIAQAGIVGAVTIATNMAGRGTDIKPTKEALELGGLYVLGTDLAESRRIDNQLKGRAGRQGDVGYSKFYLSLDDQLITRFAMRDKWKEFFKDAGNQKIEDKNIYRLFERAQRKIEGFNYDSRKSVLNFDDVIRQQRDLIYQQRDLILEHPKLDYIIERMIKNTVKQILEMPHLLLQNGEQDYPKTLSYINEQLLNLPKSEKIQLKEMNKHHGKFLENFITEKLEEEYGKIRERLIKNLGEDGQRNNERHIILNAFDEKWKNHIDAMDKLRSSSNLVQYSQKNPYQIFTEEGSKKFDLLIKNIALNSVYALFNNPNSIVTEYENYQLSNGAILNIPTDLHPQIRENIIAEAEFNIRRQKEELELMNQQSKVFNSAEEK
- a CDS encoding leucine-rich repeat protein translates to MKKTRLIKLFSAIGVVTTPIVVAVSCSGNEEFFKNSLTEETKSQWMKDIDLEKRTFTLDLSSFTQLKSIRVTKVNLAAFPFTHVVKTGEGDNAESTIYLLSVNKIIFPSNLEEIGPRTFHGGALETHITELVFAPDSKLKTIGEFAFLNQKIKSLTLPNSVENIGKQSFAFNEIETLVYNPTKGTIAEEAFWGNKIANKPTFSSEVKQGKNIF
- a CDS encoding potassium channel family protein, which encodes MAVIKKKAQKNTGSICVIGGGRFGQAVINTLNRLKRNVVLIDDNSETTQFLSNTVDSVFLADASDINALTAIGVQDFDTVIIAVSDNIEIVAALIEIGVKNIIARSKNPRHSRVLRHIGANVIIRPEEEAGEKAALIATNNNHIMYTELLTEVGGGFYIASVKIDNPKYIDSPLKKINFGKLGVSIVFIKRKNRSFLPDGKTKLKSGDTVSFIGEIDDITNCLNLVNTKIKEEILENEVKKKEFINS
- the uvrB gene encoding excinuclease ABC subunit UvrB, producing MYKLVSNYHPSGDQPKAIEQLVKGINEKKQHQVLLGVTGSGKTFTIANVIAQTNRSVLVLSHNKTLASQLYSELKEFFPENKVEYFVSNFDYYRPEAYLPRKDVYVEKTSKTNMDLEAMRMSSLNSLLSYPNTIVVSSVAAIYGALNPAEYRDNFYHIETGMVINRQEFFLSLTKINYQRNDIDLVPGTFGAKGDVVEIAPGWTAEYILRIEFFGDEIESISKIEPLTKNVIKRYKNYLIYPASAYTAKQTTMEKAIKTIYEELVERLDQFQKEGKLLEKQRLEERTKNDIDSIQEFGFCSGIENYSRHMDGRQKGERPYTLLDYLPKDALIIIDESHITIPQIGGMYAGDYSRKKNLVDYGFRLPSALDNRPLTFEEFEKFDFQRIYISATPADFELDKTAGEIVSQIIRPTGLLDPIIEIHPTLNQFENIFDRLQEQKQKKERTLILTSTKRVAEELAKALQEKNQKVAYIHSEHKTFERNEILRKLRKGIHDAVIGINLLREGIDLPEVSLILVLDADKEGFLRSKKSLIQIAGRAARNDHGKVIFYADKITKAMQDAIDDNQYKRKIQQEYNEKHHIIPQTIIKPIAEPIQGHDITNSVNFFLESGKAKKKNKKEFEKLLDSLRKQMNEAAKNKEFERAIELRDTIIELEVENS